The following are encoded in a window of Trichomycterus rosablanca isolate fTriRos1 chromosome 13, fTriRos1.hap1, whole genome shotgun sequence genomic DNA:
- the spred1 gene encoding sprouty-related, EVH1 domain-containing protein 1, which translates to MSEEPANPNNDDSYARVRAVVMTRDDSSGGWLPLGGGGLSCVSVHKVSRPDSDSPGGVDYLIQGERLKDKLVVLECNIKQDLVYNKVNPIFHHWRIDNKKFGLTFQSPADARAFDRGIRRALEDIKQVFSESDAPEEGLQVTQDPPSICAPIREPFSPLGRVVSTEPFRGCYVRAQPFEEFHSPSHRYLPHQVSFSTARHVSFHMDEEEVVRINPRKDVHIRGYEDYRHPVMWKQDTERDDTDFSTTFNKLDSTKSEYSFLKGPENRSSNKDSIKTQQPSPLLKSKKSRRRREDGERSRCIYCREMFNHEENRRGKCQDAPDPIKQCIYKVSCMLCAESMLYHCMSDSEGDFSDPCSCDTSEEQFCVRWLALLGLSIIAPCMCCYPPLRACHHCGEACHCCGGKHKAAG; encoded by the exons TGACAGTTATGCGCGTGTGAGAGCAGTGGTCATGACTCGCGATGACTCCAGCGGCGGATGGCTGCCTCTGGGAGGTGGAGGCCTCAGCTGCGTGTCGGTCCACAAAGTGAGCCGGCCAGACTCTGACAGCCCCGGCGGCGTAGATTATCTCATCCAGGGGGAGCGACTTAAAGACAAGTTG GTTGTGCTGGAGTGTAATATAAAGCAGGATCTGGTTTACAACAAAGTGAATCCTATCTTTCATCACTGGAGGATTGACAACAAGAAATTCGGCTTGACCTTCCAAAGTCCAGCCGATGCCAGAGCCTTTGATCGAGGGATACGCCGAGCATTGGAGGACATAAAGCAAG TGTTCAGTGAATCAGACGCCCCTGAAGAAGGATTGCAG GTTACCCAGGATCCTCCCTCCATCTGCGCACCCATTAGAGAGCCGTTTTCCCCACTTGGTCGAGTGGTGTCCACCGAACCTTTTCGGGGCTGTTATGTGCGTGCTCAGCCATTTGAAGAGTTCCACAGTCCCTCCCACCGCTATCTGCCCCACCAG GTCTCTTTTAGCACAGCACGCCATGTTAGCTTTCACATGGATGAAGAGGAGGTGGTTCGCATCAACCCACGTAAGGACGTCCACATCCGAGGCTACGAGGACTACCGGCACCCTGTCATGTGGAAGCAGGACACAGAGCGCGACGATACTGATTTCTCCACCACGTTTAATAAACTGGACAGCACGAAAAGTGAGTACTCATTTTTAAAAGGCCCCGAGAATCGTTCAAGCAACAAGGACTCGATAAAAACACAGCAGCCCTCACCTCTGCTCAAATCCAAGAAGTCTCGGCGGAGGAGGGAGGACGGCGAGCGCTCCCGCTGCATATATTGCCGCGAGATGTTCAACCACGAGGAAAACCGGCGCGGGAAGTGCCAGGATGCTCCTGACCCTATCAAGCAATGCATTTACAAAGTCAGCTGCATGCTGTGCGCCGAGAGCATGCTTTACCACTGCATGTCCGACTCGGAGGGCGACTTCTCGGACCCTTGCTCGTGCGACACCAGCGAGGAGCAGTTCTGCGTGCGCTGGCTGGCGCTGCTCGGCCTGTCCATCATAGCGCCGTGCATGTGCTGCTACCCACCTCTGCGGGCCTGCCACCACTGCGGAGAGGCCTGCCATTGCTGCGGCGGCAAACACAAAGCAGCCGGCTGA